In the Terriglobia bacterium genome, one interval contains:
- the map gene encoding type I methionyl aminopeptidase has translation MINCKSQSELAKMKRSGQIVRQVLDAVKAMVAPGVSTMDLENAAEEKIREFGAKPAFKGYCDYPCVLCTSVNNEIIHGIPSEKRVLKEGDIVSIDCGVVLDGYYGDSAITVPVGKAIAPELQKLLDVTETSLKKAIEEVRLGKTVGDVGAAVQEYVEANGFSVVREFVGHGIGTRLHEDPQVPNFGTRGHGTRLREGMVIAIEPMVNIGKPGARVLDDKWTAVTEDGSYSAHFEHTVAVTRNGPLVLTE, from the coding sequence ATGATTAATTGCAAATCACAATCCGAACTGGCAAAGATGAAACGCAGCGGGCAGATTGTCCGGCAGGTTCTGGACGCGGTAAAGGCCATGGTCGCCCCGGGCGTTTCCACCATGGACCTGGAAAATGCCGCGGAAGAAAAGATTCGTGAGTTCGGCGCCAAGCCCGCATTTAAAGGCTATTGCGATTATCCCTGCGTGCTGTGCACGTCAGTGAACAATGAAATTATTCACGGCATACCGTCAGAAAAGCGGGTGCTCAAGGAAGGCGATATTGTTTCCATCGATTGCGGCGTAGTGCTGGATGGTTATTATGGCGATTCAGCCATCACCGTTCCCGTGGGCAAGGCGATTGCGCCAGAGTTGCAAAAGCTGCTTGACGTGACGGAGACGTCGCTGAAAAAAGCTATTGAAGAAGTCAGGCTGGGCAAAACCGTTGGCGATGTAGGCGCGGCAGTGCAGGAATACGTTGAAGCCAACGGGTTCAGCGTGGTGCGCGAATTTGTAGGACATGGAATTGGAACGCGGCTGCATGAAGACCCGCAGGTCCCTAATTTCGGCACGCGCGGGCATGGAACACGGTTGCGTGAAGGCATGGTCATCGCCATTGAGCCAATGGTGAATATCGGCAAGCCGGGAGCGCGTGTTCTGGATGACAAATGGACTGCGGTTACAGAAGACGGCAGCTATAGCGCACACTTCGAGCACACCGTGGCAGTAACGAGAAATGGGCCGCTGGTATTGACTGAGTAG
- the secY gene encoding preprotein translocase subunit SecY yields the protein MFEKLANIFRVPDLRKRVLFTLAMLAVYRLGSHIPTPGINTDQLQKAFEQQSGGLLGFYDLFSGGNLRRLTIFALGIMPYITASIILQLLTVVWEPLARLQKEGDLGRRKITQWTRYLTLILSVLQSMGIAFTLQTQKFVMNPGWSFILMTIITLTTGSIFIMWLGEQITERGVGNGMSLLIFAGIVVGLPKAVVDLAQKAKSSAWGSFTVPALLILVAIMILVVAFIVFMERSERRIPVQYAKRVVGRRIMGGQSTHLPLRVNSGGVMPVIFASSLLSIPQMLTLSNAFKPGGTLNRYFGGTMEQLKWGEPLYTLLYAVGIIFFAYFYVSIVFNPSDVADNMRKYGGFIPGIRPGHRTRDYINDVLTRVTLVGGLYLILISLIPEWMIAGIHLDHIPWIGPRVFSGLPTWVLHGLNVNFYFGGTSLLIVVGVAMDTVNQIESQLVMRHYEGFTSRSGRVRGRRSWG from the coding sequence ATGTTCGAGAAACTGGCGAATATCTTTCGAGTACCGGACCTGCGCAAGCGCGTGCTGTTTACGCTGGCCATGCTGGCGGTCTATCGCCTGGGATCACACATTCCTACGCCGGGCATTAATACTGACCAGTTGCAGAAGGCGTTTGAGCAGCAGAGCGGCGGATTGCTGGGCTTCTATGATCTCTTCAGTGGAGGCAACCTGCGCCGCTTGACGATTTTTGCTCTGGGCATCATGCCGTACATCACGGCATCGATTATCTTGCAACTGCTCACGGTGGTTTGGGAGCCGCTGGCGCGCCTGCAAAAAGAGGGCGACCTGGGCCGGCGCAAGATCACCCAGTGGACGCGTTATCTCACGCTGATTCTTTCCGTGCTGCAGAGCATGGGCATCGCATTTACGCTGCAGACGCAGAAGTTCGTTATGAACCCGGGATGGAGCTTCATCCTGATGACGATCATTACCCTGACCACGGGTAGCATCTTCATCATGTGGCTGGGTGAGCAGATTACGGAACGCGGCGTGGGCAACGGCATGTCATTGCTGATTTTCGCCGGCATTGTCGTCGGATTGCCAAAAGCCGTAGTCGATCTGGCGCAAAAGGCGAAGTCGTCAGCCTGGGGAAGCTTTACCGTTCCAGCTCTGCTGATTCTTGTCGCCATCATGATTCTGGTGGTGGCATTCATCGTCTTTATGGAACGCTCAGAGCGGCGCATTCCGGTGCAATATGCCAAGCGCGTTGTAGGACGCCGCATTATGGGCGGCCAGTCTACACACTTGCCATTGCGCGTGAATTCCGGCGGCGTAATGCCGGTAATTTTTGCTTCGTCGCTGCTCAGCATTCCGCAGATGCTTACGCTTTCAAACGCGTTTAAGCCTGGCGGAACGCTAAACCGATATTTTGGCGGCACCATGGAGCAGCTCAAGTGGGGCGAGCCGCTTTACACGCTGCTGTACGCTGTCGGCATCATCTTCTTCGCTTATTTTTACGTTTCCATCGTGTTCAATCCGTCTGACGTGGCGGACAACATGCGGAAATACGGTGGCTTTATTCCCGGCATACGTCCCGGCCATCGCACGCGCGACTACATTAACGACGTGCTGACGCGCGTAACGCTGGTGGGCGGCTTGTACCTGATCCTGATCTCGCTGATTCCGGAATGGATGATTGCCGGAATCCATCTTGATCACATCCCATGGATCGGACCGAGAGTTTTCAGCGGTCTGCCTACATGGGTGCTGCACGGATTGAACGTGAACTTTTACTTTGGCGGCACATCGCTGCTGATCGTGGTGGGCGTGGCCATGGACACGGTGAATCAGATCGAATCACAATTGGTCATGCGCCACTATGAAGGCTTTACTTCTCGCAGCGGACGCGTTCGCGGCAGAAGAAGCTGGGGCTAA
- the infA gene encoding translation initiation factor IF-1, producing the protein MSKEDAIEVMATVLEPLPNAMFRVELENKHQVLAHVSGRMRKNFIRILPGDKVAVELSPYDLTRGRIVYRYK; encoded by the coding sequence GTGAGTAAAGAAGACGCGATTGAAGTGATGGCAACGGTGCTTGAGCCGCTGCCGAATGCCATGTTCCGGGTGGAACTGGAAAACAAGCATCAGGTGCTGGCACACGTTTCCGGCAGAATGCGCAAGAATTTTATCCGTATTCTTCCAGGGGACAAGGTTGCGGTGGAACTCTCACCGTACGACCTCACTCGCGGACGCATCGTGTATAGATACAAGTGA
- a CDS encoding adenylate kinase — translation MSGKNIPVGPIVLLGAPGAGKGTQAKLIAGHYGIPHISTGDILRDNVARGTDLGRKAKRVMERGDLVSDDLVNGMVADRIKQPDCDRGFVLDGFPRTVAQAEWLDKELAAKAGEKKPTVVVDVEVSYNQLLQRLTGRRTCPVDGKIYNIYLQPPKTEGVCDVCGTQLFQRVDDTEEVISERLKSYERQTKPLEEFYQKQGRLRCVNGDQPVEKVMSEMFRAIEGGAAAAGSE, via the coding sequence ATGAGCGGAAAAAATATACCTGTGGGTCCGATCGTCTTGCTGGGAGCTCCCGGAGCAGGCAAAGGTACACAGGCCAAGTTGATTGCCGGACATTACGGGATCCCCCACATTTCTACCGGGGACATCCTGAGGGACAATGTGGCCCGCGGTACGGACCTGGGCAGGAAAGCAAAAAGGGTCATGGAACGGGGCGACCTGGTGTCCGATGACCTGGTGAACGGCATGGTTGCGGACCGGATCAAGCAGCCGGATTGCGATCGAGGATTCGTGCTGGATGGCTTTCCGCGGACTGTGGCGCAGGCGGAATGGCTGGATAAAGAGTTGGCGGCGAAGGCAGGCGAGAAGAAGCCGACGGTTGTCGTAGACGTTGAGGTAAGTTATAATCAATTACTGCAACGGCTTACAGGCCGCCGTACTTGTCCTGTCGACGGCAAGATTTACAACATCTATCTCCAGCCGCCCAAAACTGAAGGCGTTTGCGACGTCTGCGGCACCCAGTTGTTCCAGCGCGTTGACGATACGGAAGAGGTCATATCTGAGCGTTTGAAAAGCTACGAGCGCCAGACCAAGCCTCTGGAAGAGTTTTACCAGAAGCAGGGACGGTTGCGCTGTGTCAACGGGGATCAGCCCGTTGAAAAGGTGATGTCGGAGATGTTTCGCGCGATTGAAGGCGGCGCGGCCGCCGCAGGCAGTGAGTAA